From Proteiniborus sp. MB09-C3, the proteins below share one genomic window:
- a CDS encoding leucyl aminopeptidase, whose product MVLEVLTKKITDDFSEAIVLPYYEGFADSDVNTSIKEAENMIKYLLSEEEFLGKYNEVQSFKLARKDNPKKVVLLGLGKKEELDLEKIRKIFAKAIKEIMELKAKRVDIYPVCSNNDLSLSQITRTMTEGLLLGSYKFDKYIKDKKENPINNIYIVGTEADEIVDIDKGIEEGNVLSKATILARDMVNEPANILTPVKLAAIAERTGKESGFDVEILKEDKIQELGMEAFLAVSRASENTPRLIIMRYFGDKKNKKEVIGLVGKGLTYDSGGLCIKSKDGMVNMKSDMGGAASVVGAMKAIAERKLKANVIAVVAACENSISGNAYRTGDIIGSMAGKTIFIGSTDAEGRLTLADAVHYIIEKEKVTKVLDIATLTGGAVVTLGSLATVVVSNDDEFYKALEDASKIAGEKIWRMPNFEEYKELIKSKVADLTNSAGNPQAITAALFVGEFVQDKPWIHMDIAGTAFTSKGSEYIAEGGTGVAVRTIYQMVKEISK is encoded by the coding sequence ATGGTACTTGAAGTATTAACTAAAAAAATTACTGATGATTTTTCTGAGGCAATTGTATTGCCATATTATGAAGGCTTTGCAGACTCAGATGTAAATACATCAATAAAAGAAGCTGAGAATATGATAAAATACTTATTAAGTGAAGAAGAGTTTTTAGGAAAATATAATGAAGTACAAAGCTTTAAATTAGCTAGAAAGGACAATCCTAAGAAAGTAGTATTGCTGGGACTAGGAAAAAAAGAAGAATTAGATTTAGAAAAGATTAGAAAAATATTCGCAAAAGCTATAAAAGAGATAATGGAACTTAAAGCAAAGAGGGTGGATATTTATCCTGTATGCAGCAATAATGACTTATCATTAAGTCAAATAACAAGGACAATGACAGAGGGATTATTACTAGGCAGCTATAAATTTGATAAATATATAAAAGATAAAAAAGAAAACCCAATTAATAATATATACATTGTTGGAACAGAGGCAGATGAGATAGTAGATATAGATAAAGGTATAGAAGAAGGAAATGTTCTAAGCAAAGCAACTATTTTAGCTAGAGATATGGTAAATGAACCTGCAAACATATTGACACCTGTAAAATTAGCTGCTATTGCAGAACGAACAGGTAAAGAAAGCGGATTTGATGTAGAAATTTTAAAAGAGGATAAGATACAAGAGCTTGGTATGGAAGCATTTTTAGCTGTCAGTAGAGCTTCAGAGAATACACCAAGATTAATAATTATGAGATATTTTGGGGACAAAAAGAATAAAAAAGAGGTTATAGGTCTAGTAGGGAAAGGCCTTACTTATGATAGTGGTGGTCTTTGTATTAAATCAAAAGATGGCATGGTAAATATGAAGAGTGATATGGGTGGAGCAGCATCTGTGGTAGGAGCTATGAAGGCCATTGCAGAGAGAAAGCTAAAAGCTAACGTAATCGCAGTAGTTGCAGCATGTGAAAACTCAATTAGCGGCAATGCATATAGAACTGGTGATATAATTGGCTCTATGGCAGGAAAAACTATATTTATTGGAAGTACTGATGCAGAAGGCAGATTGACTTTGGCTGATGCTGTACATTATATTATTGAAAAAGAAAAGGTTACAAAGGTTTTGGATATAGCTACATTAACTGGAGGAGCTGTAGTTACTTTAGGCTCATTGGCTACAGTAGTAGTATCTAATGATGATGAATTTTACAAGGCCCTAGAGGATGCATCAAAAATAGCAGGAGAAAAGATTTGGAGAATGCCTAACTTTGAAGAGTACAAAGAGCTTATAAAATCTAAGGTAGCAGACTTGACCAATTCTGCAGGAAATCCTCAAGCAATAACAGCAGCATTATTTGTAGGTGAATTTGTACAGGATAAACCTTGGATACACATGGATATAGCAGGTACAGCTTTT
- a CDS encoding calcium/sodium antiporter: MLYAILLFFIGLLLIIKGGDWFTDSAISLARASGLPEVLIGATIVSFATTLPEAIVSITAAQDGFTTMSVGNAVGSIICNIGLILAFVSIIKPSKINSNFFKLKSILMISYFIIMAYLAFDGTVSKSDSLILIAMLIIYVVCDFFILKNRTSKKTVNEKLHLEPKTKLKIGVLFAVGAISIFAGAELLIHSGIVIAKGIGVPESVIALSIIAVGTSLPEFATAITALKKGHSNISIGNIIGANILNITMVTGISAFIAPLKILRQNILLDFPIALLIMLTLVIPSFIKKKIYRAQSIILLVIYIGYVVFLYSVYL, encoded by the coding sequence TTGCTATACGCAATTTTACTTTTTTTTATAGGTTTATTATTAATTATAAAGGGTGGAGATTGGTTCACAGATTCTGCAATTTCCTTAGCTAGAGCTTCGGGACTTCCAGAGGTTCTTATTGGAGCTACCATTGTAAGCTTCGCCACTACCCTTCCAGAGGCTATTGTCTCTATAACGGCTGCTCAAGATGGATTTACTACTATGAGTGTCGGAAATGCAGTTGGCTCAATAATCTGCAACATTGGATTAATACTTGCATTTGTTAGTATTATAAAGCCTAGTAAAATAAATAGCAACTTTTTTAAGCTAAAGTCTATTCTTATGATTTCTTATTTTATTATAATGGCATATCTGGCGTTTGACGGTACAGTTAGCAAATCAGATTCACTCATACTCATTGCTATGCTTATTATCTATGTGGTTTGTGACTTCTTTATTCTTAAAAATAGAACTAGCAAAAAAACTGTTAATGAAAAACTTCATTTGGAGCCTAAGACCAAATTAAAAATTGGTGTGCTCTTTGCAGTTGGGGCTATTTCCATATTTGCAGGAGCAGAGTTGCTTATACACAGTGGGATAGTAATTGCAAAAGGCATAGGTGTGCCTGAATCAGTCATAGCCCTATCAATAATTGCAGTAGGTACATCCTTGCCTGAATTTGCAACAGCAATTACTGCACTAAAAAAAGGCCATTCTAATATATCAATTGGAAATATAATAGGAGCAAATATATTAAATATCACCATGGTTACTGGAATATCTGCTTTTATAGCTCCACTTAAAATATTAAGACAAAATATATTACTTGACTTTCCTATTGCCCTTTTAATTATGCTAACTTTGGTTATTCCTTCTTTTATTAAAAAGAAAATTTATAGAGCTCAGAGTATAATTTTATTGGTGATTTATATTGGGTATGTTGTGTTTTTATATAGTGTATATCTGTAA
- a CDS encoding ECF transporter S component, producing MNKKVGTLTRAAILLAIALVFQFVKMGQLVTGSGINAVLIIAAQICGLPWAMAIGFITPFMAVVLGVQPPAMIIVVPFIIAGNILYGTIYSLLKRRSKIIGVIAAAFIKFGLLYSAVNFFLTVNPPIKAALSFPQLLTALIGGSIALVVLQVLERIYKK from the coding sequence ATGAATAAAAAAGTAGGTACTTTGACTAGAGCGGCTATATTGCTAGCAATTGCTTTAGTGTTTCAATTTGTAAAAATGGGTCAGCTAGTCACTGGATCTGGTATCAATGCAGTACTAATCATAGCAGCCCAAATATGTGGATTGCCATGGGCAATGGCTATTGGATTTATTACACCTTTTATGGCTGTAGTTTTAGGAGTTCAACCTCCTGCAATGATTATAGTTGTACCTTTTATTATAGCAGGTAATATTCTATATGGAACTATCTATTCATTGTTAAAAAGAAGAAGTAAAATAATTGGAGTTATTGCTGCAGCATTTATAAAGTTTGGATTATTATATTCTGCTGTAAACTTCTTCTTAACAGTAAATCCTCCAATAAAAGCGGCATTAAGCTTCCCTCAGCTTTTAACTGCCTTAATAGGAGGTTCAATAGCCCTAGTTGTTTTACAAGTTTTAGAGAGAATATATAAAAAATAA
- a CDS encoding NADH-dependent [FeFe] hydrogenase, group A6, whose translation MEMISMTIDGIKTQVPKGRTVLEAARELNIHIPTLCFLKGLNEVGSCRMCVVEVKGARTLQASCILQAQDGMEVLTSSKKVREARATILELILARHERECLICSRNLNCELQKLAEEMGIDKLDYQNEKKPYAVDYASPSVVRDQNKCILCGRCVRVCKNVQGTGVIDFVGRGIETVVTTPFEKSLSDIACINCGQCIKVCPVGALREKDDRDKVWEALEDNDLHVVVQTAPAVRVALGEEFGMPVGTNVEGKMVTALRRLGFNKIFDTDFAADLTIIEEGTELLGRIKNGGKLPMITSCSPGWIKYCEHYHNDFLDNLSSCKSPHQMLGALTKSYYAEKMGIDPKKVFVVSVMPCTAKKYESAREELSVNGLSDVDAVITTRELAKMIKEARIDFKSLEEQSFDKIMGESTGAAVIFGTTGGVMEAALRTVADILTGQDLKEIEYAPVRGLEGIKEASVKIGDLDIKVAVAHGTGNAGRLLDSVKNGEANYHFIEIMGCPGGCINGGGQPIIMDKEKTEEVCKLRAQGLYNIDREMPLRKSHTNPEIKALYDEYLGEANGHKAHQLLHTHYVKRERF comes from the coding sequence ATGGAAATGATAAGCATGACGATTGATGGCATCAAGACACAAGTACCAAAAGGACGAACTGTTTTGGAGGCTGCTAGAGAATTAAATATTCACATTCCAACCCTTTGCTTTCTAAAGGGACTCAACGAAGTTGGTTCCTGTAGAATGTGTGTTGTAGAGGTAAAAGGGGCAAGAACTCTGCAAGCATCATGTATTCTTCAAGCTCAGGATGGCATGGAAGTATTGACATCTTCAAAGAAAGTCAGAGAAGCTAGAGCAACTATTCTTGAACTTATTCTTGCAAGACATGAAAGAGAATGTCTTATTTGTTCAAGAAATCTAAATTGCGAACTTCAAAAGCTAGCTGAAGAAATGGGTATAGATAAATTGGATTATCAAAATGAAAAGAAGCCATATGCTGTAGACTATGCCTCCCCTTCAGTAGTTAGAGATCAAAACAAATGTATACTTTGTGGGAGATGCGTAAGAGTATGTAAAAATGTTCAGGGAACAGGAGTTATAGACTTTGTTGGCAGAGGAATCGAAACTGTAGTAACTACTCCTTTTGAAAAGAGCTTGTCTGATATAGCATGTATAAATTGTGGACAGTGTATAAAGGTGTGCCCAGTTGGTGCTTTAAGAGAAAAGGACGATAGGGATAAAGTATGGGAAGCATTAGAAGACAATGATTTGCATGTTGTTGTTCAAACTGCTCCAGCAGTTAGAGTTGCTTTAGGTGAAGAATTTGGTATGCCTGTAGGAACTAATGTAGAGGGGAAAATGGTAACAGCTCTTAGAAGATTAGGTTTTAATAAGATATTTGATACAGATTTTGCAGCGGATTTGACAATTATAGAAGAAGGTACAGAGCTTCTAGGAAGAATAAAGAATGGTGGAAAGCTACCAATGATTACTTCCTGTTCACCAGGTTGGATTAAATATTGTGAGCATTATCATAACGATTTCCTAGATAATCTATCAAGCTGCAAATCTCCTCATCAAATGCTTGGTGCATTGACTAAATCATACTATGCAGAAAAGATGGGAATAGATCCTAAAAAAGTCTTTGTCGTGTCTGTAATGCCTTGTACAGCTAAAAAGTATGAATCTGCACGAGAGGAATTATCAGTAAATGGATTGAGTGATGTAGATGCAGTTATTACTACAAGAGAATTGGCTAAGATGATAAAAGAAGCTAGAATAGATTTTAAATCCTTGGAGGAACAAAGCTTCGACAAGATTATGGGAGAATCCACAGGTGCTGCAGTAATATTTGGTACTACTGGCGGTGTTATGGAGGCTGCATTAAGAACTGTAGCTGATATATTGACAGGACAAGATTTAAAAGAAATAGAATATGCTCCAGTAAGAGGATTAGAAGGAATTAAAGAAGCTTCTGTAAAGATAGGCGATTTAGATATAAAAGTAGCAGTTGCACATGGCACAGGAAATGCTGGACGCCTTCTAGATAGTGTTAAAAATGGTGAAGCAAATTATCATTTTATAGAGATAATGGGATGCCCAGGAGGTTGTATAAACGGCGGAGGACAGCCAATTATAATGGATAAAGAAAAAACTGAAGAAGTATGTAAATTAAGAGCACAAGGCCTATATAATATTGATAGAGAAATGCCATTGAGAAAATCTCATACTAATCCAGAAATCAAGGCTTTGTACGATGAATATCTAGGAGAAGCTAATGGACATAAGGCCCACCAGCTACTACACACTCATTATGTGAAAAGAGAAAGGTTTTAG
- the typA gene encoding translational GTPase TypA, producing MKTKRDDIRNLAIIAHVDHGKTTLVDQLLRQSGIFRANQVLTERVMDSNDLEKERGITILSKNTAVHYKGTKINIIDTPGHADFGGEVERVLKMVNGVILVVDAFEGPMPQTKFVLKKALELSLPVIVCINKVDRPEARPNEVIDEVLDLFIELGADESQLECPFIFASAKSGTASLDVNEQKDNMEDLFETILEYIPAPEGEKDEPLQVLISTIDYNEYVGRIGVGKVERGSIRVNEPAVIVNYLEPEVSKKVKITKVYEFEGLNRVEVESAEIGSIIAVSGVEGIHIGDTICAPDNPEPLPFIKISEPTIAMTFSVNNSPFAGQEGKFVTSRQVRERLFKELNTDVSLRVEETDSTDSFKVSGRGELHLSILIETMRREGYEFQVSKPEVLYKTIDGKKHEPIEKVTIDVPEEFVGSVIEKLGQRKGELVTMTQPNGGYTRLEFMIPARGLIGYRSEFMTDTRGNGIINSVFEGFEPYKGDIPRRPQGSLVAYESGESVTYGLYAAQERGILFITAGTKVYAGMVVGQNAKSDDIEVNVCKKKQLTNTRASGSDDALRLSPPKVMSLEEALEFIEDDELLEITPESIRVRKSILDSSLRYKSKKK from the coding sequence GTGAAGACAAAAAGAGATGATATACGAAATTTAGCTATAATCGCCCACGTTGATCATGGTAAAACTACACTAGTAGACCAGCTTTTGAGACAAAGTGGTATATTCAGGGCGAATCAAGTCCTTACTGAAAGAGTCATGGATTCAAATGACTTGGAAAAGGAACGTGGTATTACAATATTATCAAAGAATACGGCTGTACACTATAAGGGTACAAAAATAAATATTATAGATACTCCTGGACATGCTGACTTTGGTGGAGAAGTAGAGCGTGTTCTTAAGATGGTAAATGGTGTAATCTTAGTAGTTGATGCTTTTGAAGGTCCCATGCCTCAAACAAAATTTGTGTTGAAAAAAGCTCTAGAGTTAAGTTTGCCTGTAATAGTTTGTATAAATAAGGTAGATAGACCAGAGGCCAGACCAAATGAAGTAATAGATGAGGTTTTAGATTTATTTATAGAGCTAGGTGCAGACGAAAGTCAGCTAGAATGTCCATTTATATTTGCATCTGCAAAAAGTGGAACGGCCTCCTTAGATGTAAATGAGCAAAAAGATAATATGGAGGACTTATTTGAAACCATATTAGAATATATACCAGCTCCTGAAGGAGAAAAAGATGAGCCTCTTCAAGTTCTAATATCTACAATAGACTATAACGAATATGTAGGTAGAATAGGAGTTGGAAAGGTTGAAAGAGGAAGCATTAGAGTAAATGAACCAGCAGTAATAGTAAATTATTTAGAGCCAGAGGTTTCTAAAAAAGTTAAGATAACAAAAGTCTATGAATTTGAAGGGCTTAATAGAGTAGAAGTGGAAAGTGCTGAAATAGGAAGCATAATAGCAGTATCTGGTGTTGAAGGAATACACATAGGTGATACTATATGTGCGCCAGATAACCCGGAGCCTCTTCCATTTATAAAAATATCAGAGCCAACTATTGCAATGACGTTTTCAGTTAACAATAGTCCTTTTGCTGGTCAAGAAGGAAAATTTGTAACATCAAGACAAGTTAGAGAAAGGTTATTCAAAGAGCTCAATACTGATGTAAGTCTAAGAGTAGAGGAAACAGACTCAACAGATTCATTTAAGGTATCAGGCAGAGGAGAACTCCATCTTTCAATATTAATAGAAACCATGAGAAGAGAGGGCTATGAATTCCAGGTTTCAAAACCAGAGGTTCTATATAAGACTATTGATGGAAAGAAACATGAACCTATAGAGAAGGTAACTATAGATGTACCAGAAGAATTCGTTGGCTCAGTTATAGAAAAGCTAGGACAGAGAAAAGGTGAACTGGTTACTATGACTCAGCCTAATGGAGGATATACTAGATTAGAGTTTATGATACCAGCTAGAGGCTTGATAGGCTATCGCTCAGAGTTTATGACTGATACTAGGGGGAACGGAATAATAAACTCAGTATTCGAGGGATTTGAGCCATATAAAGGAGACATACCTAGAAGGCCTCAGGGCTCATTAGTAGCCTATGAATCTGGAGAATCAGTAACATATGGATTATATGCTGCACAAGAAAGGGGAATACTCTTTATTACAGCTGGAACAAAGGTATATGCAGGTATGGTAGTAGGGCAAAATGCAAAATCTGATGATATAGAAGTAAATGTATGTAAGAAAAAACAGCTTACAAATACTAGAGCCTCAGGCTCAGATGATGCATTAAGACTTTCACCACCTAAAGTCATGAGCCTTGAAGAAGCATTAGAATTTATTGAAGATGATGAATTACTAGAAATTACTCCAGAGAGCATTAGAGTAAGAAAAAGCATACTTGATAGTAGTTTAAGATATAAATCTAAGAAGAAATAG
- a CDS encoding YgiQ family radical SAM protein yields MLQFLPMNREDMKERDWEQLDFVIITGDAYVDHSSFGAAIIGRLLENEGFKVGVISQPSWQNTKDFKKLGRPRLAFLITGGNIDSMVNHYTVAKRRRKNDAYSPGGKMGLRPDRATIVYGNRVKEAYSDVPIILGGIEASLRRLAHYDYWDDKVRRSILLDSKADLLVYGMGENQIIDIAHGLDNGIDIHYLNFIRGTVYKTKTIDHIYDGTILPSYDEIIESKKKYAESFMNQHNNMDAVWGKTLIEPYRDVYIVENPPARPLEQSELDRTYSLQYMRNYHPTYEEAGGVPAIEEVKFSIISNRGCFGSCSFCALTFHQGRVVQARSHISIMTEAEKIVWEPGFKGYIHDVGGPTANFRHRACEKQIKYGVCKNKQCLFPNPCNQLNIDHKDYLSLLRKLRQLPNVKKVFIRSGIRYDYLIHDKDEEFFNELCEHHISGQLKVAPEHISPNVLEKMGKPRREVYEKFVAKYKKINQNLGLNQFIVPYLMSSHPGSTLKEAVELAEYLRDLGYMPEQVQDFYPTPGTLSTCMYYTGLDPRTMKEVYVPKNPHEKAMQRALIQYRNPKNYDLVHEALIKAGRTDLIGFGGRCLIWPKKKENEGKNNRFKGSLNKANRGYKNDKFSKSNKDSNNRDNKGKERKLSLESNKINQSKNSIKSRKKK; encoded by the coding sequence ATGCTTCAATTTTTACCTATGAATAGAGAAGATATGAAAGAAAGAGACTGGGAACAGCTTGATTTTGTAATAATTACAGGAGATGCATATGTGGATCATTCCTCCTTTGGTGCAGCTATTATTGGAAGGCTACTTGAGAATGAAGGCTTTAAAGTAGGAGTCATATCTCAGCCTTCTTGGCAAAATACTAAGGATTTTAAAAAGTTAGGTAGGCCTAGACTTGCATTTCTGATAACAGGCGGCAATATTGATTCAATGGTAAATCATTATACAGTGGCTAAGAGAAGAAGGAAAAATGATGCATATTCTCCTGGTGGAAAGATGGGACTTCGCCCAGACAGAGCAACTATAGTCTATGGCAACAGAGTAAAGGAAGCCTATAGCGACGTACCAATTATTCTAGGAGGTATAGAAGCCAGTCTTAGAAGATTAGCTCATTATGACTACTGGGATGATAAGGTTAGGCGTTCTATATTACTAGACTCAAAAGCAGATTTGTTAGTGTACGGTATGGGAGAAAATCAAATAATTGATATAGCCCATGGATTAGATAATGGAATAGATATTCATTATTTAAACTTTATAAGAGGGACTGTATATAAAACTAAGACAATAGACCATATATATGATGGCACGATATTACCGTCATACGACGAAATAATAGAATCAAAGAAAAAGTATGCTGAAAGCTTCATGAATCAGCATAATAATATGGATGCAGTATGGGGCAAAACTCTAATAGAACCCTATAGAGATGTGTATATAGTAGAAAATCCACCTGCTAGGCCGTTAGAGCAATCAGAGCTAGATAGAACATATTCATTGCAATATATGAGAAACTATCACCCAACATATGAGGAAGCCGGTGGTGTCCCTGCCATAGAGGAAGTCAAGTTTAGCATAATAAGCAACAGAGGCTGTTTTGGAAGCTGTAGTTTTTGTGCATTGACATTTCATCAAGGTAGAGTAGTTCAAGCTAGAAGCCACATATCTATAATGACAGAAGCAGAAAAGATTGTTTGGGAACCAGGCTTCAAAGGATATATACATGATGTGGGAGGACCTACAGCCAATTTTAGACACAGGGCCTGCGAGAAGCAGATAAAATATGGGGTATGCAAAAACAAGCAATGCCTTTTTCCGAATCCCTGTAATCAACTGAATATAGATCATAAAGATTATTTAAGCCTTTTAAGAAAACTTAGACAGCTGCCAAATGTAAAAAAGGTATTTATCCGTTCGGGGATAAGGTATGATTATTTAATACATGATAAGGATGAAGAATTTTTTAATGAACTATGTGAGCATCATATAAGCGGTCAACTAAAGGTTGCACCTGAGCATATTTCTCCAAATGTGCTAGAAAAAATGGGTAAGCCAAGGCGAGAGGTTTATGAAAAATTCGTAGCAAAATATAAAAAAATTAATCAAAACTTAGGTTTAAATCAGTTCATAGTTCCATATTTAATGTCCAGCCATCCAGGTTCTACATTAAAAGAAGCTGTAGAGCTTGCAGAGTATCTAAGAGATTTAGGCTATATGCCTGAGCAGGTACAGGACTTTTATCCAACTCCGGGAACATTATCTACATGCATGTATTATACAGGTTTAGATCCTAGAACAATGAAGGAAGTATATGTACCTAAAAATCCTCATGAAAAAGCAATGCAAAGAGCATTGATTCAGTACAGAAATCCAAAAAATTATGATTTGGTACATGAGGCACTTATAAAAGCAGGCAGGACAGATTTAATAGGTTTTGGAGGAAGGTGCTTAATATGGCCTAAAAAGAAAGAAAATGAAGGAAAAAATAATAGATTTAAGGGAAGTCTTAATAAAGCCAATAGAGGATATAAAAATGATAAGTTTAGTAAGAGCAACAAGGATAGCAATAATAGGGATAATAAAGGAAAAGAGAGAAAGCTCTCGTTAGAAAGTAATAAAATCAATCAGTCAAAGAATAGTATAAAATCAAGAAAGAAAAAATAA
- a CDS encoding NUDIX hydrolase produces METIRNVINVVGAIYRDNKWLMIKRSEKEEYAPGTIAMVGGKVENEGEEYNILENTLRREVMEEVGIELGEDMIYVESIGFISKKWGPVVDVVFLCKHEKGEPYPASPNEVAEVYWMTIEEILENEDIPHWVKDCIKKSYKLKNSLLKGSDLF; encoded by the coding sequence ATGGAGACCATAAGAAATGTAATAAACGTTGTAGGTGCCATATATAGAGACAACAAGTGGCTTATGATAAAAAGAAGTGAGAAGGAAGAATATGCACCTGGAACAATTGCTATGGTAGGCGGCAAGGTAGAAAATGAAGGAGAAGAGTATAATATTCTTGAAAATACATTGAGAAGAGAAGTTATGGAAGAGGTAGGCATAGAGCTGGGGGAAGATATGATATATGTTGAAAGCATAGGATTCATATCTAAAAAGTGGGGACCTGTTGTAGATGTAGTGTTTCTCTGCAAGCATGAGAAAGGTGAGCCTTATCCAGCATCACCTAATGAGGTTGCAGAAGTCTATTGGATGACAATAGAAGAAATTTTAGAGAATGAAGACATCCCTCATTGGGTAAAGGACTGTATTAAAAAGTCATATAAGCTAAAAAATAGCTTGTTAAAGGGTTCTGATTTGTTCTAG